The proteins below come from a single Paludibacter jiangxiensis genomic window:
- a CDS encoding YicC/YloC family endoribonuclease, with product MLQSMTGYGKATGTYNDKQIRIEIKSLNSKQMDISTRMPGQYREKDLDLRRMVTQQLERGKVDLSINVSTTNVVASTQINGAILKDYYNQIKQLSDSENIPLPADWFSTLLRLPEVLKNEDQQLEENEWFEVAKITQEAIDQLVKFRVQEGDSLAKVFTTKVDNIERLLGTVGQYEAERIERVKTRLRDGLQNVSENYNADRFEQELIFYIEKLDVNEEKSRLQNHLNYFRETMKKEHNPGKKLGFIAQEMGREINTLGSKANHAELQKIVVLMKDELEQIKEQVLNVL from the coding sequence ATGCTCCAATCCATGACCGGATATGGCAAAGCCACCGGTACCTACAACGACAAACAAATCAGAATCGAAATTAAATCTCTGAATAGTAAACAAATGGATATTTCGACACGGATGCCCGGGCAATACCGTGAAAAAGACCTCGATTTACGTCGTATGGTGACACAACAACTCGAAAGGGGAAAAGTTGATCTGAGCATCAATGTTTCCACAACCAACGTGGTTGCTTCTACTCAAATTAACGGAGCTATTCTGAAAGATTACTATAACCAGATAAAACAGCTTTCCGACTCGGAAAATATTCCTTTACCTGCCGATTGGTTTTCCACGCTGCTTCGTTTACCCGAAGTACTGAAAAACGAAGACCAACAACTCGAAGAGAACGAATGGTTTGAAGTCGCAAAAATTACACAGGAAGCGATCGACCAACTGGTGAAATTCCGTGTACAGGAAGGAGATTCACTTGCAAAGGTATTCACCACAAAAGTGGATAATATAGAGAGATTGCTTGGTACCGTCGGCCAATATGAAGCTGAACGAATCGAACGCGTTAAAACCCGCCTGCGCGATGGCCTGCAAAACGTGAGCGAAAACTACAATGCCGATCGTTTTGAACAGGAACTGATTTTCTATATTGAGAAACTGGATGTGAACGAAGAAAAATCACGTTTGCAAAACCACCTGAATTACTTCCGCGAAACAATGAAAAAAGAGCATAATCCCGGCAAAAAGCTCGGCTTTATCGCTCAGGAAATGGGTCGCGAAATCAATACCCTCGGCTCCAAAGCCAACCATGCCGAACTCCAAAAAATCGTCGTCCTAATGAAAGACGAACTGGAACAAATCAAGGAACAGGTACTGAACGTCCTTTAA
- the gmk gene encoding guanylate kinase, whose translation MSGKVIIFSAPSGSGKSTLIQHLLQQNFNLGFSVSATSRAPRGEEKDGVEYFFLTPEVFRQKIANDEFIEFEEVYPDKFYGTLKSEVERCLSEGKNLIFDVDVVGGVNIKKYFGNRALAVFVQPPSVEELRKRLHGRGTDAPEVIEQRINKAEWELEFAPKFDVVIINDQLEEAIAKTEETIGKFLSA comes from the coding sequence ATGTCCGGTAAAGTAATCATATTTTCTGCTCCTTCCGGTTCGGGCAAGAGCACACTGATACAACATCTTCTTCAACAGAATTTCAATCTTGGTTTTTCCGTTTCGGCAACCAGCCGTGCTCCCCGAGGAGAGGAAAAAGACGGCGTGGAGTATTTCTTTCTGACTCCCGAAGTCTTCCGGCAGAAGATTGCCAACGATGAATTCATCGAATTCGAGGAGGTTTATCCCGATAAATTCTATGGGACTTTGAAAAGCGAAGTGGAACGCTGTCTGTCCGAAGGTAAAAACCTGATTTTCGATGTGGACGTAGTAGGCGGAGTGAATATCAAAAAATATTTCGGCAACAGAGCGTTGGCTGTGTTTGTTCAGCCACCATCGGTGGAAGAGCTTCGTAAACGACTACACGGACGAGGAACCGATGCTCCCGAAGTGATCGAACAGCGCATCAATAAAGCAGAATGGGAACTTGAGTTTGCTCCGAAATTTGACGTTGTTATCATCAACGATCAACTGGAAGAAGCGATTGCTAAAACAGAAGAAACTATCGGAAAATTTCTGTCGGCATAG
- a CDS encoding porin family protein — protein sequence MKRILLIISCWLLVGSLFAEEDFHEADQRTWHYGFTLGMNSYGFAVTPRDPKLVGAQVSSFTPGFTVGIIGDLRLNNFFNLRFTPSLNFTQRTLLYHDFTSTTSAWEGQFVQSTFVTLPLYIKYRAVWYKRSRPYLIAGGGIDCDLQRGKDVNVYLKTYSPFIAFGMGCDIYFDFFRLSPEFKFCLGMSDVLTPLSSRDTGTFTSDQKRYTDVISRLTSKAFVLTFNFE from the coding sequence ATGAAGCGAATTCTGTTAATAATAAGCTGTTGGCTTTTAGTAGGTAGTTTGTTTGCTGAAGAAGATTTTCATGAAGCAGATCAACGAACCTGGCATTACGGCTTTACGTTGGGAATGAATTCGTATGGTTTTGCAGTAACACCCAGAGATCCTAAACTGGTTGGTGCTCAGGTATCGTCTTTCACTCCGGGCTTTACGGTAGGTATTATCGGTGATTTGAGATTGAATAATTTTTTCAACCTGCGCTTTACTCCTTCTCTCAATTTTACTCAAAGGACTTTATTGTATCACGATTTTACTTCGACTACAAGTGCGTGGGAGGGGCAATTTGTTCAGTCGACATTTGTCACTTTGCCTCTATACATCAAGTATCGTGCAGTCTGGTATAAGCGCTCTCGCCCTTATCTAATTGCCGGAGGAGGTATTGACTGTGATTTGCAACGCGGAAAAGATGTGAATGTCTACCTGAAAACCTACAGCCCTTTTATCGCCTTTGGAATGGGCTGCGACATCTATTTTGATTTCTTCCGCTTGTCACCGGAGTTTAAATTTTGTCTCGGAATGAGTGATGTGCTGACTCCATTATCTTCGAGAGATACCGGTACATTCACTTCTGACCAGAAACGGTATACGGATGTTATTTCTCGTCTTACTTCAAAAGCGTTCGTGCTGACATTCAATTTTGAATGA
- the gpmI gene encoding 2,3-bisphosphoglycerate-independent phosphoglycerate mutase: MSKKAMLMILDGWGIGNKSKADVISETPTPYWDYLVSTYPNSQLQASGENVGLPDGQMGNSEVGHLNIGAGRVVYQDLVKINIACRDNSILQNPEIVKAYEYAKANDKKIHLLGLVSDGGVHSSLDHLFKLTDISKHYGIDKTYVHCFMDGRDTDPRSGKGFIEALDNHLKTSTGKIASIIGRYYAMDRDKRWERVKESYDLMVEGKGTPATDAVAAVQTSYDNGVTDEFIKPVVLTDAAGAPLAKIESGDVVIFFNFRNDRAKELTIVLTQQDMPEAGMHTIPLHYCTMTPYDAKFQGLHILFDKDNVQNTLGEIVAKEGLKQLRIAETEKYAHVTFFFSGGREAEFDGEERILIPSPKVATYDLQPEMSAFKVADALEEAINTQKFNFIAVNFANGDMVGHTGFYEAIEAAVKAVDKCLNQVVEAAKKNGYEIIIIADHGNADNAVNADGSPNTAHSLNPVPFVYVTEKKDAKVENGILADVAPSLCGLLGITQPSEMTGKNLIH, translated from the coding sequence ATGAGTAAGAAAGCTATGCTGATGATCCTCGATGGCTGGGGAATCGGCAACAAATCGAAAGCCGACGTTATCTCTGAAACGCCGACTCCATACTGGGATTATTTAGTATCAACCTATCCTAACTCGCAATTGCAGGCATCCGGAGAAAACGTAGGTTTGCCTGACGGTCAGATGGGTAACTCCGAAGTGGGTCACCTTAACATTGGCGCCGGCCGCGTGGTGTATCAGGATTTGGTGAAAATCAATATTGCCTGCCGTGATAACTCGATTCTTCAGAATCCAGAAATCGTAAAGGCATACGAATATGCTAAAGCTAACGATAAGAAAATCCACTTGTTGGGCTTGGTTTCTGACGGAGGCGTACACAGTTCGTTGGATCACTTGTTCAAACTGACTGACATCTCGAAGCACTACGGTATTGATAAAACTTATGTTCACTGCTTTATGGATGGTCGTGATACCGACCCACGCAGCGGGAAAGGTTTTATTGAAGCGCTCGACAACCATCTGAAAACTTCTACCGGTAAAATCGCATCCATCATTGGACGTTACTATGCAATGGATCGCGACAAACGTTGGGAACGTGTGAAAGAATCGTACGACCTGATGGTAGAAGGTAAAGGAACTCCGGCTACCGATGCGGTTGCTGCTGTACAAACTTCGTACGACAACGGTGTTACCGACGAATTTATCAAACCGGTCGTGTTGACTGATGCTGCCGGTGCTCCATTGGCAAAAATCGAAAGCGGCGACGTGGTGATTTTCTTCAATTTCCGTAACGACCGTGCCAAAGAGTTGACCATTGTATTGACTCAGCAGGATATGCCTGAAGCCGGAATGCACACCATTCCTTTGCATTACTGCACGATGACTCCGTACGATGCTAAATTCCAGGGCTTGCACATTTTGTTCGACAAAGACAATGTTCAAAATACCTTGGGTGAAATCGTGGCAAAAGAAGGTTTGAAGCAGTTGCGTATTGCCGAAACCGAAAAATATGCTCACGTTACCTTCTTTTTCTCAGGTGGTCGCGAAGCCGAATTTGATGGTGAAGAACGTATCCTGATTCCTTCTCCGAAGGTAGCAACATACGATTTGCAGCCGGAAATGAGTGCATTTAAAGTAGCCGACGCGTTGGAAGAAGCTATTAATACTCAGAAATTCAACTTTATTGCAGTAAACTTTGCCAATGGCGATATGGTTGGCCATACTGGTTTTTACGAAGCAATAGAAGCTGCTGTAAAAGCTGTTGACAAATGTCTGAACCAGGTTGTTGAAGCTGCTAAAAAGAATGGTTACGAAATTATCATCATTGCTGACCACGGAAATGCCGATAACGCTGTAAATGCTGATGGCTCACCTAACACTGCTCACTCACTGAATCCGGTTCCTTTTGTGTATGTAACAGAAAAGAAAGATGCAAAAGTTGAAAACGGAATTCTTGCAGACGTTGCTCCTTCACTTTGTGGTTTGTTGGGTATTACTCAACCTTCAGAGATGACAGGAAAGAACCTGATTCATTAA
- the prfB gene encoding peptide chain release factor 2 (programmed frameshift), whose product MITTEQLKAVSEREDALRRYLDVDNKIIQLEEEEMRTHAENFWEDQKSAEAQMKKIREIKVWVEGYNEVHSAIGELELAFDFYKEGVADENEVDAAYAKALQLVEDLEMRNMLRREEDKFGAVIKVVAGAGGTEAQDWADMLFRMYQRWCERQNYKCEITNFQEGDEAGIKTVTMQVDGDMAYGYLKSENGVHRLVRVSPFNAQGKRMTSFTSVFVVPLVDDTIEIEVNPANLSWDTFRSSGAGGQNVNKVETGVRLHYKFKNPVTGEMDEIVIENTESRSQFGNKDNAMRLLKSQLYELELEKRRAETAKVEAGKKKIEWGSQIRSYVFDDRRVKDHRTNYQTSNVGAVMDGDIDAFIKAYLMEFGGE is encoded by the exons ATGATTACGACTGAACAACTGAAAGCAGTATCAGAACGCGAGGACGCGTTGAGGAGGTATCTT GACGTCGACAACAAGATAATACAGCTCGAAGAAGAAGAAATGCGCACTCATGCCGAAAATTTCTGGGAAGATCAGAAATCGGCAGAAGCGCAAATGAAGAAAATCCGCGAAATTAAAGTGTGGGTTGAAGGTTACAACGAAGTGCATAGTGCTATCGGAGAACTGGAGCTTGCATTTGACTTTTACAAAGAAGGCGTCGCCGACGAAAATGAAGTAGATGCGGCTTATGCAAAAGCGCTGCAACTGGTTGAAGATCTCGAAATGCGCAATATGTTGCGTCGTGAGGAAGATAAATTTGGTGCAGTTATTAAAGTTGTTGCCGGTGCCGGTGGTACCGAAGCGCAGGACTGGGCTGATATGCTTTTCCGCATGTATCAACGCTGGTGCGAACGCCAGAACTACAAGTGCGAAATCACTAATTTTCAGGAAGGTGACGAAGCCGGGATCAAAACCGTTACCATGCAGGTCGATGGTGATATGGCTTATGGTTATCTGAAAAGTGAAAACGGGGTTCACCGTTTGGTTCGCGTTTCTCCGTTTAACGCTCAGGGAAAACGTATGACCTCATTTACGTCAGTCTTTGTGGTTCCTTTGGTAGACGATACCATCGAAATCGAAGTCAATCCGGCTAATCTTAGCTGGGATACCTTCCGTTCGAGTGGTGCCGGTGGACAGAACGTTAACAAGGTGGAAACCGGTGTGCGTTTGCACTATAAGTTCAAGAATCCGGTAACCGGAGAAATGGACGAAATTGTAATTGAAAATACCGAAAGCCGTTCTCAGTTTGGCAACAAAGACAATGCAATGCGTTTGTTGAAATCGCAGTTGTATGAACTGGAACTTGAGAAACGCCGTGCCGAAACAGCCAAGGTGGAAGCCGGAAAGAAGAAGATCGAGTGGGGATCGCAGATCCGAAGCTATGTGTTCGATGACCGTCGCGTAAAAGATCACCGGACAAACTATCAGACCTCGAATGTAGGCGCTGTAATGGATGGTGATATTGATGCCTTTATTAAAGCTTACCTGATGGAATTCGGGGGAGAATAG
- a CDS encoding ABC-F family ATP-binding cassette domain-containing protein has product MITVDGLTVEFSGATLFKDISFSINEKDRIALMGKNGAGKSTLLKILAGAQKPTRGKVSAPKDTVIAYLPQHLMTDNNRTVFEEAARAFASIFDMESRINEINEQLATRTDYESESYYQLIEEVSTLSERFYSIEEINYDAEVEKTLLGLGFMREDFTRPTNEFSGGWRMRIELAKILLQKPDLILLDEPTNHLDIESIQWLEDFLVNNAKAVIVISHDRAFVDNITTRTVEVTMGRIYDYNVNYSKYLVLRRERREQQQKQWEEQQKMIAETQEFIERFKGTYSKTLQVQSRVKMLEKLELVEVDEEDTSALRLRFPPSPRSGSYPVICDGVGKSYDEHVVFSNANFTIERGEKVAFVGKNGEGKSTMVKCIMNEIKHDGKLTLGHNTMIGYFAQNEASMLDENITVFQTIDDIAKGDVRTKIKDFLGAFMFGGDDINKKVKVLSGGERTRLAMIKLLLEPVNLLILDEPTNHLDMKTKDILKSALQDYDGTLILVSHDRDFLDGLVSKVYEFGNKKVTEHLEDIKGFLEKKKMENLRELEKKN; this is encoded by the coding sequence ATGATTACTGTTGACGGATTAACCGTAGAATTCAGCGGTGCAACGCTGTTTAAAGATATTTCTTTCTCTATCAACGAAAAAGACCGAATAGCCCTGATGGGTAAAAACGGAGCCGGAAAATCAACTCTCCTAAAGATTCTTGCCGGAGCTCAGAAGCCAACCCGTGGTAAAGTATCAGCCCCAAAAGATACTGTCATTGCTTATTTACCTCAACATTTGATGACGGATAACAACCGAACGGTTTTCGAGGAAGCCGCCCGGGCATTTGCATCCATTTTTGACATGGAAAGCCGTATCAATGAAATTAATGAGCAATTGGCGACAAGAACGGATTATGAGTCGGAAAGTTATTATCAGTTGATAGAAGAAGTTTCAACGCTTAGTGAACGCTTTTATTCTATCGAAGAAATAAACTATGATGCCGAAGTAGAAAAGACGTTACTGGGTCTTGGTTTTATGCGCGAGGATTTTACCCGTCCAACGAATGAGTTTAGCGGCGGTTGGCGTATGCGTATTGAGCTGGCTAAGATTTTGCTGCAAAAACCAGATTTGATCTTGCTTGATGAACCTACCAATCACCTTGATATTGAGTCGATTCAGTGGCTGGAAGATTTTCTGGTGAACAATGCCAAAGCGGTAATTGTCATTTCGCACGACCGTGCTTTTGTCGACAACATTACGACCCGCACCGTTGAAGTAACGATGGGGCGTATTTACGACTATAATGTAAATTACTCCAAGTATCTTGTTTTGAGAAGAGAGCGCCGGGAACAACAGCAAAAACAATGGGAAGAGCAACAAAAAATGATTGCCGAAACTCAGGAGTTTATCGAACGTTTCAAGGGTACTTATTCCAAAACACTTCAGGTACAATCGCGAGTGAAAATGCTTGAAAAACTGGAGCTTGTTGAAGTGGACGAAGAAGATACATCAGCCTTGAGATTACGGTTCCCGCCTTCTCCCCGTTCCGGAAGCTATCCTGTGATTTGCGATGGAGTGGGTAAAAGCTACGACGAACATGTAGTCTTTTCAAACGCCAATTTTACCATCGAACGGGGCGAAAAAGTGGCTTTTGTTGGCAAAAACGGTGAAGGTAAGTCGACCATGGTCAAGTGTATCATGAACGAAATAAAACACGATGGGAAACTGACACTCGGTCATAATACCATGATTGGTTATTTTGCACAGAATGAAGCTTCTATGCTGGATGAAAACATTACCGTTTTCCAGACTATCGACGATATTGCCAAAGGGGATGTACGTACCAAGATTAAGGATTTCCTCGGAGCGTTTATGTTTGGTGGCGATGACATCAATAAGAAAGTGAAAGTATTGTCGGGTGGGGAACGTACCCGTCTGGCAATGATTAAACTCCTTCTTGAACCGGTCAACCTGCTGATTCTCGATGAGCCGACGAATCACCTGGATATGAAAACAAAAGACATTCTGAAAAGTGCCTTACAAGATTATGATGGCACTTTGATTCTGGTATCGCACGACCGTGATTTTCTGGATGGGCTTGTGAGTAAGGTGTATGAGTTCGGTAATAAAAAAGTCACCGAGCACTTGGAAGACATTAAAGGTTTTCTTGAAAAGAAAAAAATGGAAAACCTAAGAGAATTGGAGAAGAAAAACTAA